Proteins from one Odocoileus virginianus isolate 20LAN1187 ecotype Illinois chromosome 29, Ovbor_1.2, whole genome shotgun sequence genomic window:
- the MTHFD2L gene encoding bifunctional methylenetetrahydrofolate dehydrogenase/cyclohydrolase 2, mitochondrial isoform X3 has translation MTVVARGLWLLRGRLARVSALSQSAVSPFAAPGAAEQAFRGLRSSGVRTSREKRFHLPEVATVCLPTCPHPRSSLLTHY, from the exons ATGACAGTGGTGGCCCGAGGCTTATGGCTGCTCCGCGGCCGCCTGGCCCGAGTGTCGGCGCTGAGCCAGAGCGCGGTGTCGCCCTTCGCGGCGCCAGGAGCGGCGGAGCAGGCGTTCCGGGGCCTTCGGAGCAGCGGCGTGAG gaccagcagagagaagagattcCATCTTCCAGAGGTCGCCACTGTCTGCCTCCCCACTTGTCCCCATCCTCGGTCATCtcttttaacacattattga